A region of Longimicrobium sp. DNA encodes the following proteins:
- a CDS encoding SusC/RagA family TonB-linked outer membrane protein → MRSRFTKLLLALLMAGSAEELAAQQRQVTGTVTGSDQAPIPSAQVVVTGRRAGVQTDAQGRFTIQVPAGDVSLTVSRIGYTSRTVTVGAGESTVAVRLQPDVLNLEAVVVTGQATTVKRQNVANAVSVVTTDLQRAPAQTIEKALQGKIAGANISTNSGAPGGGVQISLRGVSSIGGSADPLFIIDGVIVSNVSIPSGANAVSQASRGVNSSSQDQLVNRIADINPNDIESIEVLKGASASAIYGSKASNGVVIIRTRRGQAGATRVNLTQRVGYFEQARTLGSRVWTRDAAVDHFGLSDAEADLYFNADGTQKAVYDNEAAVFGGRHPGRETVLSLSGGTERTRFFVSGTLLDHEGLAANTGYEKEAFQLNLDQAVGSRVQVQLGASVLHSVAARGLTGNDNAGVSYYAALSFTPSFFDLRRSGDGTFPDNTIFPSVASNPAQTAALSTNDENVWRAITSANVSFNAVDTDRHNLRFLANGGVDYFEQRNELFFPVELFFEDDDGFPGTAILGQGRNTNLNLGLNLVYTFTASDQLTARTSLGTQYEDRDLQLSQLVGRNTTSRIPARAAKTEPDGSRARTRDFGMYIQEELLLFDERATLTGSVRADRSSSNADQGKYYYYPKAAASYRFDDLTSWADELKLRVAYGSSGNLPFYGQRFTSALGGTNLEGVLGLRVQGSVGDPDLHPERTTELEGGFDATLFGGNARFEFTGYNKRVTDFIIAPPLAPSTGFGTYAVNAGSYEVQGLEMMLEATPIRRDDFSWLTRTTFATDRAEVKDLGGLAQYNPGFHFGFDYGGYRIKEGESPTALWGNDVDAEGNNIERVFGDAMPKFRMGFANDVTWRNLTLSGLVDWAHGGLVANLTKSYYDDAVNGADWTGCNTSDTCAGAERAERQGGHVTQYLEDGSYVKLREVSLSYQLPNSLLGRMGNRVRSARLTLSGRNLRTWTDYSGLDPEVSNFGNRAVGRNQDVTPFPPSRSVWLSLDLGF, encoded by the coding sequence GCATCGGCTACACCAGCCGCACCGTCACCGTCGGCGCCGGCGAGAGCACGGTGGCCGTGCGCCTGCAGCCCGACGTGCTGAACCTGGAGGCCGTCGTGGTCACCGGCCAGGCCACCACGGTCAAGCGCCAGAACGTGGCCAACGCCGTGTCGGTGGTCACCACCGACCTGCAGCGCGCACCGGCGCAGACCATCGAGAAGGCCCTGCAGGGCAAGATCGCCGGCGCCAACATCAGCACCAACTCCGGCGCCCCCGGCGGCGGCGTGCAGATCTCGCTGCGCGGCGTCAGCTCCATCGGCGGCAGCGCCGACCCGCTCTTCATCATCGACGGCGTGATCGTCAGCAACGTCTCGATCCCCTCGGGCGCCAACGCCGTCAGCCAGGCCTCGCGCGGCGTCAACTCGTCGAGCCAGGACCAGCTGGTCAACCGCATCGCCGACATCAACCCCAACGACATCGAGAGCATCGAGGTGCTCAAGGGGGCGTCGGCGTCGGCGATCTACGGCTCCAAGGCCAGCAACGGCGTGGTCATCATCCGCACCCGGCGCGGCCAGGCCGGCGCCACGCGGGTGAACCTCACCCAGCGCGTGGGCTACTTCGAGCAGGCGCGCACCCTGGGCTCGCGCGTGTGGACCCGCGACGCGGCCGTCGACCACTTCGGGCTCTCCGACGCCGAGGCCGACCTCTACTTCAACGCCGACGGCACCCAGAAGGCCGTCTACGACAACGAGGCGGCCGTCTTCGGCGGGCGCCATCCCGGGCGCGAGACCGTGCTCAGCCTGTCGGGCGGCACCGAGCGCACCCGCTTCTTCGTGTCGGGGACGCTGCTGGACCACGAGGGGCTCGCCGCCAACACCGGCTACGAGAAGGAAGCCTTCCAGCTGAACCTGGACCAGGCGGTCGGCTCGCGCGTGCAGGTGCAGCTGGGCGCCAGCGTGCTGCACTCGGTGGCCGCGCGCGGCCTCACCGGCAACGACAACGCCGGCGTCAGCTACTACGCCGCGCTCTCGTTCACGCCCAGCTTCTTCGACCTGCGGCGCTCGGGCGACGGGACGTTCCCCGACAACACCATCTTCCCCAGCGTGGCCAGCAACCCGGCGCAGACCGCCGCGCTGTCCACCAACGACGAGAACGTGTGGCGCGCCATCACCTCGGCCAACGTCTCGTTCAACGCCGTCGACACCGACCGCCACAACCTGCGCTTCCTGGCCAACGGCGGCGTGGACTACTTCGAGCAGAGGAACGAGCTGTTCTTCCCGGTCGAGCTCTTCTTCGAGGACGACGACGGCTTCCCGGGCACCGCCATCCTGGGGCAGGGGCGCAACACCAACCTGAACCTGGGGCTGAACCTGGTCTACACCTTCACGGCCTCGGACCAGCTCACCGCGCGCACCTCGCTCGGCACCCAGTACGAGGACCGCGACCTGCAGCTCTCCCAGCTGGTGGGGCGCAACACCACCAGCCGCATCCCGGCGCGCGCCGCCAAGACCGAGCCCGACGGCTCGCGCGCGCGCACCCGCGACTTCGGGATGTACATCCAGGAGGAGCTGCTGCTCTTCGACGAGCGCGCCACGCTGACCGGGAGCGTGCGCGCCGACAGGAGCTCCAGCAACGCCGACCAGGGCAAGTACTACTACTACCCGAAGGCCGCGGCCAGCTACCGCTTCGACGACCTCACCTCGTGGGCCGACGAGCTCAAGCTGCGCGTGGCGTACGGCTCGTCGGGGAACCTGCCGTTCTACGGGCAGCGCTTCACCTCGGCGCTGGGCGGCACCAACCTGGAGGGCGTGCTGGGGCTGCGCGTGCAGGGGAGCGTGGGCGACCCCGACCTGCACCCCGAGCGCACCACCGAGCTCGAGGGCGGCTTCGACGCCACCCTCTTCGGCGGCAACGCGCGCTTCGAGTTCACCGGCTACAACAAGCGGGTCACCGACTTCATCATCGCGCCCCCGCTGGCGCCCTCCACCGGCTTCGGCACCTACGCGGTGAACGCCGGCAGCTACGAGGTGCAGGGGCTGGAGATGATGCTGGAGGCCACGCCGATCCGGCGCGACGACTTCTCCTGGCTCACCCGCACCACCTTCGCCACCGACCGGGCCGAGGTGAAGGACCTGGGCGGGCTGGCGCAGTACAACCCCGGCTTCCACTTCGGCTTCGACTACGGCGGCTACCGGATCAAGGAGGGCGAGAGCCCCACCGCGCTCTGGGGCAACGACGTGGACGCCGAGGGCAACAACATCGAGCGCGTCTTCGGCGACGCCATGCCCAAGTTCCGCATGGGCTTCGCCAACGACGTCACCTGGCGCAACCTGACGCTGTCGGGGCTGGTGGACTGGGCGCACGGCGGGCTGGTGGCCAACCTCACCAAGAGCTACTACGACGACGCCGTGAACGGGGCCGACTGGACCGGCTGCAACACCTCCGACACCTGCGCCGGCGCCGAGCGCGCCGAGCGGCAGGGCGGCCACGTCACCCAGTACCTGGAAGACGGCAGCTACGTGAAGCTGCGCGAGGTGTCGCTCTCGTACCAGCTGCCGAACAGCCTGCTGGGCCGCATGGGCAACCGGGTGCGCTCGGCGCGGCTCACGCTGTCGGGGCGCAACCTGCGCACGTGGACCGACTACTCGGGCCTCGACCCCGAGGTCAGCAACTTCGGCAACCGCGCCGTGGGCCGGAACCAGGACGTGACGCCGTTCCCGCCCAGCCGGAGCGTCTGGCTGAGCCTGGACCTCGGCTTCTGA